The proteins below come from a single Alphaproteobacteria bacterium genomic window:
- a CDS encoding phosphatidate cytidylyltransferase, which yields MMLKKRIISAFFLGLIVFFCIFKGYMWFGFLSLILANLAFYEWVKICLKNSSFNNFPLILALCSISCAIFFILFFPINWLGIVGIWIGSGFFTWLVFLIYYKRDAFLIYVGHLYIFAAVFSLISILKEDNGSLILTWLLLIVWATDIGGYFIGRWIGGVKLAPRISPNKTWAGFIGGTVFAILTTYFFIKIINLSAHIMTQMIIITIILAIIAQIGDLIESMLKRKYGVKDSGQLIPGHGGVLDRIDSLLSASIALFIITFFKSGGIIIWL from the coding sequence ATGATGCTTAAAAAACGGATAATTTCAGCTTTCTTTTTAGGATTAATAGTTTTTTTCTGTATATTTAAAGGATATATGTGGTTTGGATTTTTATCTTTAATTCTAGCCAATCTTGCCTTTTATGAATGGGTAAAAATTTGTCTAAAAAATAGTTCTTTTAATAATTTTCCTTTAATTTTAGCTCTTTGTTCTATTTCTTGTGCAATATTTTTTATATTGTTTTTTCCGATTAATTGGCTTGGAATAGTAGGAATTTGGATAGGGTCGGGATTTTTTACATGGCTTGTTTTTCTTATTTATTACAAACGTGATGCTTTTCTTATATATGTAGGGCATCTTTATATTTTTGCTGCCGTTTTCTCACTTATTTCTATTTTAAAAGAAGATAATGGATCACTTATTTTAACATGGCTTTTATTAATAGTATGGGCAACAGATATAGGGGGATATTTTATAGGTAGGTGGATAGGTGGTGTTAAATTAGCTCCGAGAATAAGCCCCAATAAAACTTGGGCAGGATTTATAGGAGGTACGGTTTTTGCTATTTTAACAACTTATTTTTTTATTAAAATAATTAATTTATCCGCCCATATTATGACACAAATGATTATTATAACTATTATTCTTGCTATTATAGCCCAAATAGGGGATCTTATTGAATCTATGCTTAAAAGAAAATATGGCGTTAAAGATAGTGGTCAACTTATTCCAGGGCATGGTGGTGTTTTGGATCGTATAGATAGTTTACTGTCAGCAAGTATTGCTTTATTCATAATTACGTTTTTTAAAAGCGGAGGAATAATAATCTGGCTATGA
- the uppS gene encoding di-trans,poly-cis-decaprenylcistransferase — protein MDGNGRWAQNKGLPRISGHQQGMKAVRETIESALELKIPYLTLFGFSWENWKRPEEEVDELIKLLTFYLEKEIDSLNENGVCLKVIGDISPFNQSVISLIKEAEKQTSHNTNLFLTVALSYSGRRDILQATKTIIHDIKTGLLTSDQINDQVFSQYLMTSTMPDPDLVIRTSGEKRISNFLLWQSAYAEFVFFDVYWPDFGKKDFTEAIALYQNRQRRYGKVSI, from the coding sequence ATGGATGGTAATGGACGATGGGCCCAAAATAAAGGATTACCTAGGATTTCTGGACATCAGCAGGGAATGAAAGCTGTCCGTGAAACTATTGAATCAGCGCTTGAATTAAAAATACCATACCTGACCTTGTTTGGCTTTTCATGGGAAAATTGGAAAAGACCTGAAGAAGAAGTTGACGAACTTATAAAATTGTTAACTTTTTATCTTGAAAAAGAAATAGATTCTCTTAACGAAAATGGTGTTTGTCTAAAAGTTATAGGTGACATTTCTCCTTTTAATCAATCTGTTATTAGTTTAATTAAGGAAGCAGAAAAACAAACATCCCATAATACAAATTTATTTTTAACAGTGGCATTAAGCTATAGTGGGCGCCGCGATATTCTTCAGGCAACAAAAACTATTATCCATGATATAAAAACAGGTTTATTAACTTCAGATCAAATTAATGATCAGGTATTTAGCCAATATTTAATGACATCAACAATGCCGGATCCTGATTTGGTTATAAGAACAAGTGGTGAAAAAAGAATTAGTAATTTTTTATTGTGGCAATCTGCTTATGCAGAATTTGTATTTTTTGATGTCTATTGGCCAGATTTTGGTAAAAAAGATTTTACTGAAGCTATTGCCTTATATCAGAATCGGCAAAGACGTTATGGTAAAGTATCAATTTGA